The Culex quinquefasciatus strain JHB chromosome 2, VPISU_Cqui_1.0_pri_paternal, whole genome shotgun sequence genome contains the following window.
TATAGATGACGGTAGCGTACGCTCTTGCTGACGCATCACAAAATACATGTAGTTCTCTTTTGATAATATTCTTTGCATATGAATAACATCTAGGAATTCTAAGGTTGTTTAGTGTAGATAATAGTTTTATCCACGTAGACCAATCTTCTTTTACTGAATCTGGAATTTTATCATCCCACTCTATTCCAACACGCCAAAGGTCTTGCATAATGATCTTTGAGTGTATCGTTATGTGTGCAATCAAACCTAGGGGATCGTAAATGCTCATAACAAACGACAATAACTGTCTTTTTGTAGGATCTTGTATCTCATCAAATTTGGcggttattttaaatttataattgtCTTTATCCGTATTCCAGTACATGccgagtactttttcaaaacgttcTCGTCCATGTCTAATTTGATTTCGTTCAATGCAGTTATTCTATCGCTGGGTAAATTTGCCAACAATGATTTTGAGTTTGAGATAAAATTTCTCATCTTAAAGTGTGCTTTGTCGTGGATTTTTATCACATCTAACACAATCTTTGTTGCCTTGTTTAAATCGTTGAAACTGTCTAGATAATCATCCacgtaatgatttttaaaatagctTCAACTGCCTCTGGACAagtgttcaaaaattgttttgcgTTAGTGTTTTTACGTATTGTGCACAGGCTGGAGAACAAGTGGCACCAAAGGTCATTACTTGCATTTCATAGATGTCTAAACGTTCATTaggattttttcgagaaacaattCTTTGAGAGTTTCTATCCTCCTTACGAATTCCCACCTGATGAAACATCTCCTGTATATCACCGGATACAGCTATTGGTTCCTCCCTAAAGCGCATTTTAATTCCTAGAGATGATTCGGTCATATCGGGCCCAGATAACAACTGAGAATTTAATGAAATACCGTTAATTTTAGCCGCCGCATCGAAGACCAATCTTCGTTTTGGGggttctttatttttattttcaattatgaaGTGGGGCAGGTAAAAGGTTCTCGGAAGTTCCGCTACTGATTCTTGTGGGCTTAACTTTCTCAGGTAACCTTTACCCAAATATTCATCTATTTTATTGTTATACCATTCCTTCAATGAAGGATCCTTAGCGCTCTTCTTTTCTAAAAGGAGGAATCTATTCAGAGCTGTTTTGAAGCTATTAGGAAGATTAACATTGTCATCCTTCCATAATAGACCAATTTCATATCCCTTTTCTGTTGGTACTAATGTTTTGCCCATTATTTGTAAGGCACGTTCATCTGATTTAGAAATAAGAACGTTTTCGGGAACTTTTACTCCCAAAGATTCAACCGAAAAGAATTTGGACATCATTTCTTTAATTGATTGCTCATCATCTATGTCTTCTGAAATTACAAATAAATGTTCGTTGTTGTTATGGGCGTCATGTTTACTATTGCCATATAATACCCACCCTAACTTAGTCAATTTTGCTACAGGTTCAGAAAATTGTCCTGATATTTCTTTTCCCCTTTGAACAAGTAAGCGTGAGGCAAACCCAATAGTATTGTAGGTGTTGCATTTTCATATGATTCTAATTGAACATCTTTTAAATACGAGAACTGCTTTCTAAGACAGTTAATGTCTAGAGATTGTGTTGGAAGTTTTAAATTCTCGATAGTGCGTAGATCTTTAATGTTAAATCTATTATTGTTGGAAGATTTGATGCTTATTTGCACTGACATGCTTTTGGAGTCCTCTTGGGTATCTCCATTTGTCCATGCTTATGTCATTGGTTTAAATACTCCCTTAACCTGGAGTTGCTCTGCAGTATCAGCATTTATGAGACTTACTGATGAGCCGGAATCAAGAAAAGCAAAGGTTTCAACTTTATTGTTACCATTTATCAACGTTATTGGAACAATTTGATAAAAGACCTTGTTGTACCTTTTAACATGACAGTTTACTGTATGTTCTGTTGATACCCTTCCTGATCCAGAATCTGGTTTGTTTCCATGAAGCATCCTATTATGCTTACTTTTGCAATTATTTATATTACAAATTCGAGCAGATCGACATTGTTTTGTTACGTGATTTGCTCCTAAACAAGAGAAGCATAACCTCTTTTCCgtcacaaatttttgcttttcttctggtgtcatttttttgaatttaaagcaTTGTATTAGTTTGTGATTATTTAAATTACACTTGATACAGCTAATTTGGCTTGTATCCTGTGTGTAAAGAATTCGTTCTGATTTAGTTCTTGAATTTGAACTATCAGAATCGACTAATTTTGCAATGGCTACCTTTTCTTTTGGTTTTAGAAAAGTGTAAAAATCTTTTATCGTTGGAGCTTTATAAGGATTGGTAGGTGATGATAGCGTTTTTTCTTCGTTTATATTATCTAACCATTGGTTCTGAAGACCAGATGGAAGTTTTTTCATTAGATCCCGAACTAGTCGAGGATCGTTTAAATATTCTTCATGATGAAGACTCTCCATATTAATAACCAAATCTCCGATGGCTGATATAAAATCAACCATGGATTTTGGGTTATCATAACTCGGATTACGAACTTTTATAATATCGTTCATTAATCCGTTGTAAATTTGTTCAATACTCCCAAATCGCTCTTCTAGAACGTTCATAATTTTGCTGACGTTACTAGAATCCGATAAAAGGGAGTTGACTCTAAGTAGAGCTTCtccttttaaacatttttcaagccGGTTTAAGTTCTCTATGTCAGAGAAATTACCAAGCTTGGTGGTTTCAAAGaaagtttgtttaaattttggccAATCTTTAAAAGAGCCGTTGAATTTTGGCAAGTCTATTAAAGTTTGCCTAAATAAAAATGAATCTGCAGTTCTTGGTTGAACTGACAGTCCTTCTAATTTATTGACTATGCCTTGTAAAAACTGGCAAGTCAATATATCTTTGTTTTCTGTTGAGGGTTTAGTTGAAACATCCTCaatactttttttctaattgtttGACCTTTTGGTCAAAACTTTGTAAAGTCTTGGCAACTGCATCACACTTGATGCAGTGCCAGTTTTCATTCTTATTTGGCATACGGCCAAGTCCTACACATTGCAGGTGGAAGAACCGATCACAATGACTGCACATTAGCATGTGCTGATCATCAAGATTGGTGCAACTCCTGCACCTACCATTTGGATTCACTATGAATTTGTGATCCATATTTCTAAATACCTTATGTTCGATGATGCTTCGTCGATCCTTGATGCTTGATGTTGCTTCGTCGATTCTTGATGCTCGATGTTGCTTCTTGATGTTCGACCTCGCTGTGttacttcttatatttttttttttatcactcgCTTTGCACTAAATCTGCTTTGCAATCTTACAGTTTTTATTCCtttattatatatatttttttatttatatatgtGTTTCTAGTCTTCCTTTAACCACTCACTTCACTTCTTGAAATCACCTATCtattaaaaggtttttttttactatttttggtgattttctgcAACCAAGCGGATCTCTGAATTTTCATCCAGTCTTCCCTTTACTTGAAGTAAAGTTTTAATGTTGAATCACCTATTAAAAGGTTCTTCttactttcttcttcttctgggTTCTTTCCCAGGATTTCACGGTGTTCTTCTGGACTATTGTCCAGGATTATTCACTATTGACGATAACTCGTCTACACTATCTGAGCCTGACACTGCTCACACTTGGTCACTTGACCGCTCTAGAGCGTCGGAGACGCTTTTACACTCTTGACGATAATTCGTCTGCACTAACTGAGCCTGACACTGCTCACACTTGATCACTTGTCCGCTCTATAGCGTCGGACACGCTTTTACTTACGATTACGATCAGATTTCGACTGACCGGAAGCTCGGAGTCCTCAGTGCTTGATTCCGACAAGCACTTCTCCTAATCCTCTCTGCAGAGCCACCATGTAAAAACGTGTGGGTACGTTTTAATTTGCGGAACTTACGCTCTGGCTGCCGACGACTCCAAGTAGAACTGCTGGTGCTGATCCCGGGTGACTGCTGGAGACTGCTGGCTGCTGGAGACTGCTCGTTCCAATACGAGGATGAGGAGTTCTCAAATGACTGAAGTAAAACAGTTGTTTTTGGGAGTGATCTCCGAACTTAActtttatttggaaaattttacaatataaCATTAAGCCTACGTGTTACACTACTGAAGTATATAGTTTAAATTATTGATCAGCATAAGAGTAAGCGGGACGGATTAATCAGATTTACACACTTCCTTCCTTGTCACGTAATCCTTTTAACTACCTCGCCACATGGTGTCTACCTTCTCACTAATCTCATTAACCCTTTGATATTTCCTTTGTTCTTGGTAGCCCCCCTGTGGTCAGGTGAATCTACCTGGTATTTCCTATGAGAATAAATCTTATTGAAATGTCCGGTTTGAAGATATTTCCGGATCTTTATAAATGTTCACTACGCGTCTACACatactctaatctaatcaaacacaagcgcagctaatCCGAAGAAAGTATCCTAGTAGATTACACCCCATGTTCTTACTTTGTTGACAGGTAGAGCAGTGGGCAAGAGTAAGGCATTTTCTGTGACGGGTACTTTTTTTTCTGGCAGTTGATTGGGTTTGACGCAAGCAGATGAACTGAGCTCACTGTGTGTTTACTCTCGCTAAAGAACAGTcgaaataaaacttattttccgTCCTATCTACAACAATCCTGGTTTTTCACTGTTCTGGCTGTGGTGGCCAAGAGGTTATGGGCCCAGGCGACAGGAAGTTGTAGAAGAAGGAGGATTTAGTGTGGAGCTTGGTGACGAAGGAAATTGCTGGAAGTTTACGAAGGAAGTTGCCGGAAGGATGGAAGGTGCGAAATTCGGGTTCACGAGGTTGAGTTACGACAATTATGAAACCTGGAAGCGGCGCGCGAGACAGTTTTGACGCGGGAGGGACTCTGGAGCTATGTTGTCGGCGATGCGAAGGCAGAGGTGAAGAAATCTCCCGAGTGGGCGGCCAAAGACGATCTGGCACTGCAAACCATCGGCTACCTGGTGGATGATGCGCTGCAGAGGAGATTGAGGAAGCTGCTACGGCGAAGGAAGCTTGGGAAATGCTGCGGAAATACTTTGTGAAGGATTCTTCGGTCGGGAAGGTGGCGCTGATCAAACGGCTTTCGAAGATGGAGCTAGCTGAAGGAGGTGACGTTCGGGAGTTTTTGCTGAACATGGAGGAGCTTTTCGAGAAAATGGGTAACGTTGGCATTCGAATGGACGAGGATCTCAAGGCTTGTTTTGTCTTGGCAAATTTGCCCGATTCGTTCGACAGCACCGTGTCGTCGATTCATGGTCGGATGGAAGTTCTTTCGATGATGTTTGTAAAGACGAAGCTTATGGAGGAGTACGACCGCCGGAAGAACAAAATCGGAGACGGAGTCGGAGAAGGCCATGGTAGTTCGAAGTGCTGCGAAGGACAAGCGGTACACTGGACCGAGCCGGCTGTGTTACGCGTGTAGCAGTCCCGACCACCTGATGCGAGATTGTGACTTGCTGAAGAAAGTACGAGCTGAAGACGAACGATCGAAGTCTGGCGGGAAGCAGAACAGAGCATTGTCTGCTACTGTGGAGGAGGAGAGTGGATCTTTTCAGGAGAGATATGCTTGGCGGCGATACAGGAGGAGACAACGGAGGATTGGTATCTGGATTCAGGAGCTTCTGTGCATATGACTGGTCGTGGAGATCTTTTGGATCAAGCTAAACTAACACCGATTACATGCGTAAAGTTTGCGGACGGCCAAGTGTTGCAGTCAGCTGGCAAAGGAGAGGTCAATCTACGCACACGGAATGGCAATGGCTACGCAAGAGGAGTTAAGCTGGTGGATGTGAAGTATGTTCCCGGACTTACGGTGAATCTAGTGTCAGTGTCCGCGATTGTAGCTAAAGGATTTGAAGTTGTTTTCCGAAAGAACGATTGTTGCGTAGTGAAAGATGGTAAAGTGATGTTAGTAGCAGAGAAGGTGGGAAATTGTACAAGCTCAATTGAGTAAAGCCTTAGAGGTTAGGTTGCTGTACTCTTGTGGAGGAGTGTTGACAGGTAGAGCAGTGGGCAAGAGTAAGGCATTTTCTGTGACGGGTACTTTTTTCTGGCAGTTGATTGGGTTTGACGCAAGCAGATGAACTGAGCTCACTGTGTGTTTACTCTCGCTAAAGAACAGTcgaaataaaacttattttccgTCCTATCTACAACAATCCTGGTTTTTCACTGTTCCGGCTGTGGTGGCCAAGATACTTGTcattcaatttgatcatatattgtatggagaaatggtagatatgaatattaaaaataaatcttacagtggaaagataaatacaaaaagcagtaattttaaagatgattccgggaagctgcaaaacaaacaactataattaaaaagacaaatgctccagatggtcccattgctgaaagaaaaggaataggataaggaaagatataaacatttaaataaatcatctagtgaatagataaatgtaggcattaaaattgaagaagatttccggaagctggaagaaagataattatattttaaagtaaaattcttcagatggttccattgctatttcagtaactgtcgttagttcatgaaatttgataatatatggtatggaggaatggtagaaaaaaggacaaggaataggaatgatataaacattcaaataaatcaaatgaagaatagataaatacatataagcagttcatttataaatgatccaggaagctgtaaaaaaaattaaacacaattttaaatgatattgttgccgctgaactgataattgaaaataattgaaattacttcttacccacgtcctgcatcatgcacacctaaaaaacgtcaagcaaaagaaagacaaaaatcgctgctgcaccactaattgcctccactgctggcactgaacccgcaacttttggagtgttaacattcacacaaaaaaacacattaacattaattgagtaaacattggcacaaaatccgctttgtaaatgccacctcgatacccttcaagaggtttccctgggaaagatatactttttaccaaaatgtacaccaaatttccatacaaacatacaaaaagaacaaatcaaatcataacaacaatgaaacatatcaaattctaagtattccaaatgattgcacatctgccaacaatatttataagggtgtcacataaattacaccaacaataacgattcttgcaaaacaaccttcaatcactatttcaaacgcactttcaactgtttgtttacataagtaaacaatctaaacaacacaacacttctcccaacacaaacttaaccacgaaaatcagcagccgccgattaaataacaacacccaccgaagctcgttgaaaactgactgaaatgtcaaattcgagataaattccttcagatgcaaaccgccacggcaatcagcctttggctcgccgcggagattgaggggcgaacgatattgaaacatttcagcgatcagtttgaaccgcccaggcgatgcgcccatggcacgccaaggcggatggagggcggacgaaattgaaaaatttcaaatgtcaaatttcaaccgcCCAGGCGGCTCGCCCTCGGCCCGCCAGGGCGGTTCTAGGGCGGACCACACGATCAGTAACGGCCGCCGATGCGTAACGTCCGCACTGAGTAAATGTGGGTTCTTGCTTTTTAAGAAGAGAAAATATGCGATGCTCCCGAGTCCTTGCGttcctttgagtgatttgagtgcCTTGACGCTTCTCTTTAAGACTTCTCTAGTTGTGttgttcgggcggctgcttgagtggtgctcatttttcgttcgtttcgtcttcgtgtttacgaTCAATCGACCGGcgccaagcaatgacggtcatggtaggcgttgtgtgtcagcgatcaaatatcgttttgggaaatgatcgctgacagaaagttctatcgaatatcgaACAGTCACttcagtgatagatcccttttcaagcattggccacattacaccataacattttaaatcattttagaatcaatcacattgaagaaaacagttttctgaacaagttcaaaaaaaaagtatcagtttttggtttaatataagcagagatttgccaatttcctgaaataaatagtgcctttatccaaaatttctttattttattaCCTTTCACATAATGGGCACTGTCTACTGAGTTTTGTAATGAATGCTATAGAATTGTTTTCCtgaatttcgtcaaaacttgttataatttttaaattaattaaattaagaaattttagagaaaggcactatttatttcagaaaattgggcatatctctgcttatattaaaccaaaactgatacttttttatggaacttgttcagaaaactggaACTTGTTGagcttaaccattcggccaagcTTTAAGCACTGTAATaggttctaaaaagttgaacttttcaacagtagtatcgaaaagtaacatttttcaatatttttttgtttttaacggtgaatttactaaacacatgaatgttttacataaaattccagCCACGaagcgtttttcgaaattgcaaaaaatgttgtaagcaacgcgttgcaaaacttgattttttcagcagtcttagtatttatccaactcggtaaaactcgtgcttaaaaaatcttctttttcacCTTGTTGTATAAACTACTATCACAGACTGTGGCTATAgtgtaatgtttttatttttagtttttcttttttgaaatgcAATAGAACagatctcggattagttttcaaaaagacgcaagagtcattggtaaacaaagccctttttgcatcgttattcgacctacttatgaaaaaccaatttcaaaaatgcttgagattgtttATCTATACGTCCTTCAATCGCCCTAAACTTAACAcaaatgaaatgttgtttcagtttgatgaaaaaggaaaattagtgctagaggtcacggtggctcttacgactttttgaaaactctccCAAGACCCCagactttttgaattttgccgGAGCTGATTTTCGGGCTaagaaaaacaataaacaatttcGAATTGTCATGATTTGCGACTCCTTTATTTAtcatgctttttttttcttaattccgACGACACTCCTTTACACGCATTGTTTTCTTCTGTAtaggattagttttttttttgttatcatttAGGGATTCATAATTGCTCAAAGATAAAAGAAATATGTTTACGTTTTTTGAACTGACAAATTAATTAACTGCTTCTGCTTACATTACGTTTTTATTTgacaatttccaaaattcctaaCTTAAGattgttgcaaaaagaagtaAAACTAAAGGTGCGTACGATTTTTTCTgcttaaatgcaaaattgaaactAATCGATTGACTAATTAGTTATTAAGTAACCTATTCCGACATGTGGCGCGTTTCACAAATATATTTGCtatattatgtttaaaaaaaatgttaaactgAACTTTGTTATTGCTACATTGAGCTGATATTTTTGAGGAAGCAAAAAATCCGGTTCCTCTGCACGATTTGCGGTACTGTAAAAGCTtcaactgtgtgtgtgtttgtataaaaattataagcgcaaaaattcagtttttttttttttctaaaaagcgtCTCACTCATTGATGAGCTCTCCGTAATAGGCTGTCAGTGCGATCAGCTTGCGATCCAGGAAGTTCTGCTCGATCTCGACGGCGTTGTTCGGTCCGGCCAGCATCGTTAGCTGCTGGGTGTTGGAATTGCGCGGCAAGTACAGCGCCACGTTCGGGCTAATTTGGCGCGCCTTCCGCATCAGTTCGGTCGCCGGCACCGGGATGAGGGACGCCTCCAGGTCGTACACTTCGTCCTTAAGGTAGCTGGGGCCGCCCCACGGTGGCGATAGGAACACGGCGTCCGCTTGGAGTCGGTCCGCCAGCGCGAGGAAATCTCCCACGATGAACTCGATGCGGTCGGCGACGCCGTACACGGCCGCGTTGTGTTTGGCCATTTCGATCTTCTTCGGGTCGATGTCGATGGCGATCACTTGGTTGCAGGTGAAGGCGAGCTGGATCGAGTTGCCGCCGCAGCCGCAGAATCCGTCAACGACCAGGTCGGACCGGCAGCGTTCGGCGGTGTGGGCGGCGACTTTTTCCGGGGTGACGGAGAACCAACTCTCGCGATCCAGCTTGATGCCGGTGTCAAACAGGGAAAACAGAGAGAACCGTTTGTACCAGTACTTGAGGAGCGATTTGTCGTTGGCGATCTCCGGCGGCAGGCTGGCCACGAACTTTGGCTTGcgtttcttctttttctccttTTTGACGGGAGCCTGCACGTCGCACGCCTCGTCAACCGGTTCTTCCGCGGGCATATGCTcactctcctgctgctgctccttGACCTCTTCGTCTTGGTTCTCATCCTGCGGCTGATTGTACTCAATAACCGCGCTCGATCGCACACTGGAAGAAACGCTCCGTGGCAGTCCGGCTACTCCACCGGCCGGATCGTCCTCATCCGACGAGGTGTGCATCAGCGCTTCCGGCGCCTCGCCCTCCCGGTCCTTCTCACCACCTCCCGCCCCCGTCTGAACCTCGTTCCCGTCCTCGTCAAAGTACGTATGCCGCGGCGGCTTGTGGTGCTTCATCTTGAGTACGCGATTGTGCAGTCTTATGTGCTTCTTGCGGTACACGACCTCGCCGGTGATGTTGATGATCGAGTCGGCCGATTCGTTCCGGTTGGCCGGGTCGGAGAACGCGTAGCCCATCAGCTCGAAGGCCGCCTTCAGGCGATCGTTTGGTGTTTCCTCGTTGTCACTTTCGTGGCTTCGTTTCAGGTTGACGGACCGGTCCGCCGGTggatcttcgtcgtcgtcgtcgtcgtcgtcgccgttgcGACCAGTCTTGCGAGCTGCGGGGGATTTGCCAAAGGACGTTGGAAGGCCGTACGCTTCCAGCGCGCTGGACATGTCCTCGGCGCAGTGATCGCTTCCGGATTGTTGCTGGTGTTGTTGATTGGTGTTTGAGTTTGTGGAACTTTGCTGGTTGTCGGGCTCACCGCCGTCCTGCGGGACGTCGTCTGTGTCCTTTTTCATTGGGGAGGACAGTTCTAGCTTCAGCTGGGCTACCATCTCGGGGAGTTGCTCGACAGCGGAAGATctggaagaaataaaaaatgttaatgtAGTGTCCATGGTAGACCGCCTCCGAAATTTTCTGCTGTAGTTATAGACAACGTTACCAACAATCCGAGGTATACAAACTCCTCCACGTTCGTTCGTCCTCCTGCCACATTTCCAGGTCTCGTAGCCATAGAAAAttaccggtctaatcagtgttttgtacaTCGTTAGCCTCCTGCGGCAATCCACGAATTCCTCTGAGACACGCCCTTGACACATCACATCATCCAAAGTAATCTACCATAGCTGCttgcggtcgactgtatcgtaagctgccttgaaatcgataaagatgtgatgtgtgggctgGAGTCTAACTTTTTGCTCTTTTTGTAAATTGGACATAACCGATCCTTTCCGAAAACTCTGCTTCCTGATCTCCCTCTTCACCGTCTCAAGATTATACAGTTGTCTCCACGATTTCGACTTGGTGCGTGATGAATACTTCACTTGGCGCAAACAGTACTGATTTCTTGGTGGAGGCTTCTCCGATAAGTTATACACAATAATACTTACTTATTGTACAGGACCCCCGATCCGCTGCTACTGTTTCGCTTCCGCTTGTGCAGCTTCGTCCGCAGATCCGTGTGCTGCTCCTCGCTCCGCTCCGTCATAAACAGATTGTAGTGCGTGGCGTACAGCTCCTGAAAGTGTTTCTGCCACAGAATCTGCCAGTACTGCTCCCCGTCCATGGCGGCTTCCTCGTCGTCGGCGCTTGTCCCACCGTTGACAgaggcagcagcaccagcacccACCAGACACTCCGTGGCCAGCATGTCCGAGCTGTTGGAGCTTTCGCTTTCCGAGCTGACTTGCTCGCTCAGGCTGGACGCGCTCAGATTGGACGACTCCGAGCTGATCTTGGAGCTGCTGCCGCCAAAGTCGTAACTGGAGATTGTCATGCGCGTTACGTTCGTCATCGAGTCCGTCGTGCCGATCGTCAGTGGAATGCTCGAGGTGACCGAGTCGCAGCGGGGACTCAGCAG
Protein-coding sequences here:
- the LOC6037725 gene encoding trimethylguanosine synthase; this encodes MSSTEAHWEPLAEIYLSYPAAATTTTDSTPTVSGSSAKEQKECTYCLCSRVFIRNYYDVYVSTLERGDPLNSSSGVTQVEEAPLQGEKEEEVAEVVDEIEDDVFSEEPLRKQLSFGRSVVKWDRCDGTASDASCYFSASASHSDTNYCSTDDQQEGHILHGALMAQHGLHSSDSGADISEKNFEPKVEGGEKEDLFVGMRDALMSDEGAKIGSLVHVERNNSLPEVFGREDLQDAWESHWNKHGESIIWASWIEKYSDYINPEYLDHVPQQDTNCNSPHSKSEATPDTTYDASKHFSFDAMEAEMDPKATTEIIVSTCSPHPSSCNDGWNPLNPANGTADDIWTSHRSADNDALLSPRCDSVTSSIPLTIGTTDSMTNVTRMTISSYDFGGSSSKISSESSNLSASSLSEQVSSESESSNSSDMLATECLVGAGAAASVNGGTSADDEEAAMDGEQYWQILWQKHFQELYATHYNLFMTERSEEQHTDLRTKLHKRKRNSSSGSGVLYNKSSAVEQLPEMVAQLKLELSSPMKKDTDDVPQDGGEPDNQQSSTNSNTNQQHQQQSGSDHCAEDMSSALEAYGLPTSFGKSPAARKTGRNGDDDDDDDEDPPADRSVNLKRSHESDNEETPNDRLKAAFELMGYAFSDPANRNESADSIINITGEVVYRKKHIRLHNRVLKMKHHKPPRHTYFDEDGNEVQTGAGGGEKDREGEAPEALMHTSSDEDDPAGGVAGLPRSVSSSVRSSAVIEYNQPQDENQDEEVKEQQQESEHMPAEEPVDEACDVQAPVKKEKKKKRKPKFVASLPPEIANDKSLLKYWYKRFSLFSLFDTGIKLDRESWFSVTPEKVAAHTAERCRSDLVVDGFCGCGGNSIQLAFTCNQVIAIDIDPKKIEMAKHNAAVYGVADRIEFIVGDFLALADRLQADAVFLSPPWGGPSYLKDEVYDLEASLIPVPATELMRKARQISPNVALYLPRNSNTQQLTMLAGPNNAVEIEQNFLDRKLIALTAYYGELINE